The window TACTTTGGTCTGTGCTTCTTGCTCTAGTTTTGACTCCGCTGATGGGTAGGTCTTGGTGCTTCATGTGCCCGGTCGTGTGGCCTGGCGAAATAATCCAAAGGAGGCTATGGAGTCGCTTCGGAACATCGTCACTTCGGAATCGACGTTGGCCTAAGCTGCTACAGAACGTTTGGCTTCAGGACTTTATCTTCCTCACCTTCGCGAGCTGGATGGTTGTCCTAGTCACGCAACCGTTCGTAACTGCGGTGGCGGTGATATTCCTAATGTCTGTTGCAGTGGTTGTGTTTTCTCTCTTTTCGCGTAGAAGGTTCTGTCGCAATCTGTGTCCAATGGGTCTTTTCATTGGGATATACTCATCTTTCTCGCCTGTAGAGGTTAGAGTCAAAGATCGAGACATCTGCCTAATTCCGCCTGAGAAGGGAGGATGCCACAAAGAGTGTTATGTGGGAAGCGAGAAGGGTTACGGCTGCCCATGGTACGAGTTTCCTCAGAACATGGTTTCGGATGTTGACTGCGGCTTATGCACTGAGTGCTACAAGACCTGCCCTAAGGACAACATTGCACTCAACGTAAGGCCTTTCGGCGTCGAGCTTGAGTCTGAGAAGGTGAAGCGAAAGCCCGATGAAGCTTGGAGATCCATGATTTTGCTCGCGCTCCCAATTGTATACACTGCTGTGCTCTTTGGTCCGTGGAGCTGGATTAAGAACTGGGGCGATCTGCTACTCTACAACAGCTCAGTAGGTCTCCCACAACACCTATTCTACGTCCTCCTAGTTGCCGATGTCGCGCTCGGCTTAGTGCCTGGGCTTCACTATCTCGCCGCACTAGGCGCGAAGTTCCTAGCGGAGCCGAAGGGAGTCTCCGCAAGAACACTTTTCGTGAACTACGCTTACGCATATATCCCGCTTGGGCTGATGCTCTGGGTAGGCTTCAACTTCTCACTGATTATGATGGAGTGGTCATACATTCCAGTCGTAGCTTCAGATCCGCTTGGTGCGGGATGGAACCTGCTGGGAACTACTCACCTGCCTTGGATGCCTTTTGCACTCCCTATTCCTATCGCGGAGATCGCGTTTGCGATTCTAGGAGTGTTCTTCTCACTAAAAGTCGGATACACTACGCTCAGACGAATATTTCCAGATAAGATGCAGGCAATTATGGCGCTGATCCCATTCGCCGTCCTAACAGCTACTTTGGCGATAATCTTCCTATGGTTCTATGTATGATCTAGGTGGATGAGAGGGTTGGAGCGAAAAAACATCCGTGTTAAGAAGAGCGGGTTCGAAAGAACCCTCGCTGTGCTACTGATAATCATCACCGCGTTACCCACCTATGGTGCCCTCTACTGGTATGAAACCAACAGATACCCGGTCATAGGTGGCGACGGCGGCACAAAAGAGTTCTACGTAACCGCGATGATGTGGCAGTTCTACCCTCAGAACATCACCGTAAATAAAGGCGACCACGTCATCATTCACCTAACAAGCATGGATGTTCAACACGGATTCTACAATGTGCAATGGAACCTAACCGCCAAAGTATTCCAAAATCAGACGGCGACTATTGAGTTCACTGCAGATAAAGCCGGCGTCTTTGAGTACTACTGCACATACTACTGCGGAATCGGTCATTTCGACATGAAAGGCTACATCAAGGTCGAAGACAGGAAATCATAGATCCAAACAGATAGTTTAATCTTGATGAGGATCTAAAACTGCTCCCAACCTTCTACCTATTCAGCTCGATGCAGAGATGTGGTGTAGCTTGCCTGAGGGCTAGCTGAATATGTAATAGTTTAGCTAGTCTACGACTTTGACTTGAGCAATCATCTGCGGATGCGGTATGCAGTAATACTGGTATGTTCCTAATTTGTCGAATTTGAAGGTGTACTCTTGATTCTGCTGTAGTAGCTTTGAGTCCCATGTTCTGTCGTTAGCTGTAGAGGTGTGTCCTGTAGGATCCTTGTTTATCCATGTGACCTCGGTTCCTTTTCGTATTGTTAGGTTGGTTGGATAGAACCAGAAGTTTACGATGTTGACGACTACGCGTCCGGTTCCTACTACGTTTATCTTACCTGTGATTTTATGAACTAGTCCTCCGCCGTTCGCTTCTACAATAATGTCATTGAGTCCGGCTGGCGCGTCTTTAGATACTTTGAAACTCATTTTTAACGATGTGTTTTCGCGGCTGGCTAGCTGGGTGACATTGTTATCGAAATACGCATTTACTCCTTCGGGTGCTTGAGTAACCCGGAGACGAATTTGGGATGAGAAGCCGCGCAGCGATGATAGATCGATGCTGTACGTGCCAGAGTCGCCCTGATAGAC is drawn from Nitrososphaerota archaeon and contains these coding sequences:
- a CDS encoding 4Fe-4S binding protein, which encodes MTDEKMPPQQPEQQQDLQQPQSYRRKDLLQYPFVKKAILGRNLQPLAQLINFALFTFVIATGFIGISLGAKNLAVVFTWILWSVLLALVLTPLMGRSWCFMCPVVWPGEIIQRRLWSRFGTSSLRNRRWPKLLQNVWLQDFIFLTFASWMVVLVTQPFVTAVAVIFLMSVAVVVFSLFSRRRFCRNLCPMGLFIGIYSSFSPVEVRVKDRDICLIPPEKGGCHKECYVGSEKGYGCPWYEFPQNMVSDVDCGLCTECYKTCPKDNIALNVRPFGVELESEKVKRKPDEAWRSMILLALPIVYTAVLFGPWSWIKNWGDLLLYNSSVGLPQHLFYVLLVADVALGLVPGLHYLAALGAKFLAEPKGVSARTLFVNYAYAYIPLGLMLWVGFNFSLIMMEWSYIPVVASDPLGAGWNLLGTTHLPWMPFALPIPIAEIAFAILGVFFSLKVGYTTLRRIFPDKMQAIMALIPFAVLTATLAIIFLWFYV
- a CDS encoding plastocyanin/azurin family copper-binding protein yields the protein MNATQHKMHVSNTLIIVTVAAMLGLNIAVGYMAFSEPPDYSINIAPGTQQVYQGDSGTYSIDLSSLRGFSSQIRLRVTQAPEGVNAYFDNNVTQLASRENTSLKMSFKVSKDAPAGLNDIIVEANGGGLVHKITGKINVVGTGRVVVNIVNFWFYPTNLTIRKGTEVTWINKDPTGHTSTANDRTWDSKLLQQNQEYTFKFDKLGTYQYYCIPHPQMIAQVKVVD
- a CDS encoding cupredoxin domain-containing protein; this encodes MERKNIRVKKSGFERTLAVLLIIITALPTYGALYWYETNRYPVIGGDGGTKEFYVTAMMWQFYPQNITVNKGDHVIIHLTSMDVQHGFYNVQWNLTAKVFQNQTATIEFTADKAGVFEYYCTYYCGIGHFDMKGYIKVEDRKS